The DNA sequence ACCTGAAGACGAAATCGGCTCGGCGGCTGCGCTCAACATCGCGCTGAACGTGGCGCTCATCCCGCGTTGGGGGATAGATGCCGCCGCGTGGAGCAAGGTCGCCGCCTACGCCCTGCTGGCCGTGATCACGTTCGTGGCGGGCCAGCGCGTGTATCCCATCCCGTGGGAGGGGCGGCGGGTGGCCCTGATGGTGGCGATGGGCGCGGCGACCTGGGCGGCGTCGGCGGTGGTGCTGGGGCCGGCGCCGCTGGGGTTGCGGGCGGCGGCGCGGCTGGCGCTGCTCGCGGCGTTCCCGGCCCTGCTGTGGCTGGCGCGCTTCCCCACCGCCGACGAGCGGGGCTACGTGATGCGATTCCTCGCCAACCGCCGCGACGCTCTTCGCACACAAGGGCACAAAGACACAAAGGGGTAAAGGCACGGAGAAACCCTCTGTGCCCTTGGTGCCTCTGTGTGGGATACTCCCTCGCGCGGATGTTTTTCTGCCCCAAGAGCGGTGCTTTGGAAAATCTCGGCCTGGGTGCTACAATGGGAGCACTGTGCACACCACGGAGAGGGCATGGACGTACTGGAAGGCTTGAACCCACAACAGAGGCAAGCGGTAACTTGCGCCGAGGGGCCGGCGCTGGTGCTGGCAGGGCCGGGCAGCGGCAAGACCCGCGTCCTCACCCATCGGGTGGCGTACCTGGTGCGCGAAATCGGCGTGCGGGCCGGGAACATCCTGGCCGTTACGTTCACGAACAAGGCCGCGCGCGAGATGAAGGCGCGCCTGTCGCACCTTCTCGGCGCCGAGTGCGAGGCGCTCACCATCGGCACGTTCCATGCCACCTGCGCCCGCATCCTGCGGCGGGAAGGCGCGCTCCTCGGCTTCGCCCCTTCCTACACCATCTACGACGAGGACGACCAGCAGGCGGTCGTCAAGCGCATCCTCAAGGAGATGAACCTGGACGACAAGGTGTATCGCCCCGGCGCCGTCCTGTCTGTCATCTCCAAGGCCAAGAACGACCTCATCGGCCCGGATGAGTTCGTGTCCAATTCCTACAGGGAAGAGATGATCGCGCGCATCTATCGGCGCTACCAGCAGGCCCTCAAGGAAAGCAACGCCATGGATTTTGACGACCTGCTGACGAACACGGTGGCCCTGTGGCAGCAGTTTCCGGACGTTCTGGAGCGGTACCGTCGCTGGTACCGGTATGTCCTGGTGGACGAGTTCCAGGACACCAACGCGGCGCAGTACGTGCTGCTGAAGCAACTGGCGGCACAGCACCGCAATCTGTTCGTGGTCGCCGACGAGGATCAGTCCATCTACTCGTGGCGGGGCGCCGACTTTCGCAACATCCAGCGGTTCCGCGAGGACTTCCCCGAAGCCCCCACCATCCTCCTGGAACGGAACTACCGCTCCACGCAGACGATTCTGGATGCCGCCAACGCCGTGATTTCCCAAAACCTCCGCCGCACGCCCAAGCGTCTGGTTACGGATCGGGGCAGGGGGACGCCGCTCGTCGTGCACGAGGTTTACGACGAGCAGGAAGAAGGCCAGTACGTGGTGCGGGAGATTCAGCGGCTGGTGGGGGAAGAGGGCTTCCGGCCCGGCGACTGCGCGGTGATGTACCGCACGAATGCCCAATCCCGCGCGGTGGAAGAGGCATTCGTGCGGGCGGGGATGCGCTACAAACTGGTGGGGGCGACGCGATTCTACCAGAGGCGCGAGATCAAGGACGCGCTGGCCTATCTGCGTATCGTGTACAACCCGGCGGACTCGGCGAGCCTGGGCCGCGTGATCAATGTGCCACCTCGGGGGCTGGGGGCGCAGACAGTGGAGGCGCTGTTCGCCTGGGCGGGCGAGCAGGGCATCTCGGTCTGGGAGGCGCTCCACCGCCTGCGCCAGGCGGAACAGGGGGACGAACCGATGGCGCATCCCCTGTCGGCGCGCGCCGTGAAGCCGCTCCTGGCTTTCCAGGCCCTGTGGGAGAGCCTGGTGGAAGAGAGCAAGGCGCTGGATGTCGCATCCATCCTTCAACTTGTGCTGGAGCGAACTGACTACCAGGCCTATCTCAACGACGGTACAGAGGAGGGGCGCGACCGCTGGGACAACGTGATGGAACTGCTGAACGTCGCCAGCCAGTACGCCGGCATGGAGAACTCGCTGGGCGTGTTCCTGCAGGAGGTGTCGCTGGTGGCCGACGTGGACGAACTGGGCGAGCAGCCCGATGTGCCCGTGCTGCTCACGCTCCACATGGCCAAAGGGCTGGAGTTTCCGGTGGTGTTCATCATCGGCCTGGAAGAGGGCATCCTGCCGCATTCGCGCTCTTCGGGGTCGCCTGAGGAGTTGGAGGAGGAGCGGCGGCTGTTCTACGTGGGCATGACGCGGGCCAAAGACCACCTGTATCTGATGCATGCGTTTCGCCGCGCGTCGTACGGGCGGAGCGCGCCCTCGCAGAAGTCGCGCTTCCTTCGCGATATTCCGCGCCACCTGACGGGTGGCGAGCGCAGGACGTGGCCCACGCGCCCTGCCGTGTCGGCATCCAGCGTGCGCTTCCGCACTGTTACCCAGGCCCCGCGCCACGACCAGCGCCCTGCGCCGCCGTCCGCGCCGACCTTCGCCCCGGGCGACAAGGTCGTGCACCCCAAGTTCGGCGTGGGGACTGTGATTGAATCCCGGATCGTCTCCGACGACGAGCAGGTTACCGTGGCCTTTCCATCTAGTGGTGTCAAGGAACTTCTGGCGCGCCTCGCGAAACTGGAGAAGGTGCGCTGAAAGCGGAAAACAGGTATAATACCCAAAAGCCCCACGGAGGTTAGGAATGCGACGACGAGGTGGAGTCATCCTGAGCATGGTTCTGTTGCCGCTCCTGGTGCTCCTGGGCTATTTCGTGATGATGCGCTTCCAGGGTTCGTTTGAGGGATTCCGCTCGCCGCTCAAAGGCGCGCTTCCGGAAGCGGCGTCCACAAGCCCCGTGGTGCAACAAGTGGTGTACGTCATCGTGGACGGCCTGCGTTACGACACATCGCTGGAGATGCCCTTCCTGAACGGCCTGCGACAGAAGGGCACTTACGCGGTGATGCACAGCAAGCCGCCCTCGTATTCGCAGCCCTCGTGGACAACGCTGGTTACCGGCGCGTGGCCCGACATCAACGGCTCCCCGCCCCTCAACGCGGAATACGAGGACATGAAGCCCATCGGGGTAGACCACCTCTTCGCGGCCGTGCGCCGCGCCGGCATGACCAGCGCCATCACCGGCTTCATCTGGTGGGAGAAGTTGGTTCCCCAAGACCTGCTGCAAGACGGCTTCTACGTGGAGGGTGAGGATGACGCCGCCGACCGCGCCGTCCTGGCCAAGGCGCTGGAGTTCCTGACAACCGTTCGCCCCAACCTGCTGCTGGTGCACCTGGATCAGGTAGACCACACGGGCCACCTGTACGGCGGCGAGAGCGCCGAGTACCGCCAAGCGGCCTACGCGGTGGACGGGATGATCCAGCAGATTGCGGCGGCTCTGGACCTTGAGGAAAGCGTGCTCGTCGTCGTCTCGGACCACGGGCACATCAAGCGGGGCGGCCACGGAGGGCACGATGCTGTCGTGCTCAAGGAGCCTTTTGTGATGGTGGGCAAGGGCATCGTGCCGGGCGACCTGGGGGACATAGAGCAGACCGACGTGGCGCCGACCATTGCGGCGCTGCTCGGCGCGGCTCCGCCCTCGG is a window from the Chloroflexota bacterium genome containing:
- a CDS encoding polysaccharide biosynthesis C-terminal domain-containing protein: PEDEIGSAAALNIALNVALIPRWGIDAAAWSKVAAYALLAVITFVAGQRVYPIPWEGRRVALMVAMGAATWAASAVVLGPAPLGLRAAARLALLAAFPALLWLARFPTADERGYVMRFLANRRDALRTQGHKDTKG
- a CDS encoding UvrD-helicase domain-containing protein, with product MDVLEGLNPQQRQAVTCAEGPALVLAGPGSGKTRVLTHRVAYLVREIGVRAGNILAVTFTNKAAREMKARLSHLLGAECEALTIGTFHATCARILRREGALLGFAPSYTIYDEDDQQAVVKRILKEMNLDDKVYRPGAVLSVISKAKNDLIGPDEFVSNSYREEMIARIYRRYQQALKESNAMDFDDLLTNTVALWQQFPDVLERYRRWYRYVLVDEFQDTNAAQYVLLKQLAAQHRNLFVVADEDQSIYSWRGADFRNIQRFREDFPEAPTILLERNYRSTQTILDAANAVISQNLRRTPKRLVTDRGRGTPLVVHEVYDEQEEGQYVVREIQRLVGEEGFRPGDCAVMYRTNAQSRAVEEAFVRAGMRYKLVGATRFYQRREIKDALAYLRIVYNPADSASLGRVINVPPRGLGAQTVEALFAWAGEQGISVWEALHRLRQAEQGDEPMAHPLSARAVKPLLAFQALWESLVEESKALDVASILQLVLERTDYQAYLNDGTEEGRDRWDNVMELLNVASQYAGMENSLGVFLQEVSLVADVDELGEQPDVPVLLTLHMAKGLEFPVVFIIGLEEGILPHSRSSGSPEELEEERRLFYVGMTRAKDHLYLMHAFRRASYGRSAPSQKSRFLRDIPRHLTGGERRTWPTRPAVSASSVRFRTVTQAPRHDQRPAPPSAPTFAPGDKVVHPKFGVGTVIESRIVSDDEQVTVAFPSSGVKELLARLAKLEKVR
- a CDS encoding alkaline phosphatase family protein, coding for MRRRGGVILSMVLLPLLVLLGYFVMMRFQGSFEGFRSPLKGALPEAASTSPVVQQVVYVIVDGLRYDTSLEMPFLNGLRQKGTYAVMHSKPPSYSQPSWTTLVTGAWPDINGSPPLNAEYEDMKPIGVDHLFAAVRRAGMTSAITGFIWWEKLVPQDLLQDGFYVEGEDDAADRAVLAKALEFLTTVRPNLLLVHLDQVDHTGHLYGGESAEYRQAAYAVDGMIQQIAAALDLEESVLVVVSDHGHIKRGGHGGHDAVVLKEPFVMVGKGIVPGDLGDIEQTDVAPTIAALLGAAPPSASQGHILLDALDLTVEQKTEKLVSMAHQRIALGNLYLDSIEQGALSDVAPGDAAVAQSSIEVRNYESAAQLALYAIDQVDSEMEIATERRLLAERAYRRVFAVLAVILPLYLVYRKRSVRVVFLAFAALVALAVYHANFIRSGNVYSLSTITGLDPFLMDTLKGTALGLGVGALIVAARLWVEKERSWLNIASATYGFVFLTLYLIGIQLAVAYLYNGFTITWHLPDFAVGFLQFVAMIQWVLVAAIGLVLPVITLVLNGALPRLIWKAGPKVRLWLTQRRKA